The Candidatus Woesearchaeota archaeon genome has a window encoding:
- a CDS encoding HD domain-containing protein — translation MKIPTKKECYKLLKKYSVPLNVIRHAEDVCRVSLFIGERMKKRGEKINLNLLEAASLLHDIDKIHTLNNGRHGIMSCDILKKERFNAIARFALIHVLHAILSTRTMPKTWEEKIFYYADRRVNPEGIVSAKNRFDYLRQQYGTKDKKIMKMINEAEPKVKRLEKEIFSKIKLKPEEINKLTAAEQYGKRLLQNTWR, via the coding sequence ATGAAAATTCCAACAAAAAAAGAGTGCTATAAGCTGTTGAAGAAATATTCTGTTCCACTTAATGTAATAAGGCATGCTGAAGATGTGTGCAGGGTTTCTTTGTTTATCGGAGAGAGAATGAAGAAAAGGGGAGAAAAGATAAATCTGAATTTATTGGAAGCAGCATCCTTATTGCATGATATTGACAAGATCCATACACTGAACAACGGCAGGCACGGCATAATGTCCTGCGATATTCTGAAAAAAGAAAGATTCAATGCGATTGCAAGATTTGCTCTCATACACGTACTGCATGCAATCTTAAGCACCAGAACCATGCCTAAAACATGGGAAGAAAAGATTTTTTATTATGCTGACAGGAGAGTCAATCCCGAAGGGATAGTTTCAGCGAAAAACAGATTTGATTATTTAAGGCAGCAATATGGAACAAAAGATAAAAAAATAATGAAAATGATCAACGAAGCAGAGCCTAAAGTGAAAAGGCTGGAAAAAGAGATATTTTCAAAGATTAAACTGAAGCCTGAAGAAATAAACAAGCTGACTGCAGCAGAGCAATATGGCAAAAGACTACTACAAAATACTTGGCGTTGA
- the dnaJ gene encoding molecular chaperone DnaJ, translating to MAKDYYKILGVDKHASTEEVRRAYKNLAKKYHPDLNKDNDATEKFKEINEAAAVLGDQKKREQYDRFGTAEVPPGFTGFDFGDLGMDVDFGDIFEGFFGGSDIFGGRRRQAAHGSDLRFNMDIELEDAAFGAEKTISLRKLEKCPECNGTGAEKGTDFITCPDCAGTGYIKRSQRTPFGIFSTTTACPKCSGSGEYIREKCAECNGKGRITANKKIELKIPAGVEDGMHLRVTGEGEAGGKGGRAGDLYVVIRIKPHKTFERDGNEINVEIPISFSTAAIGGEIEVPTLNGKKTLKISAGTQSNTIFRMKGEGIPNLNGFGKGSENVKVVVKVPDKLTKKQKELIEEFEKEGKKGFLGKMFLW from the coding sequence ATGGCAAAAGACTACTACAAAATACTTGGCGTTGATAAGCATGCATCAACTGAAGAAGTAAGAAGGGCTTACAAGAATCTTGCTAAAAAATACCATCCTGATTTGAACAAAGACAATGATGCAACTGAAAAATTCAAGGAAATAAATGAGGCTGCTGCTGTTTTGGGCGACCAGAAGAAGAGAGAGCAGTATGACAGATTCGGCACAGCAGAGGTTCCGCCTGGATTTACGGGATTTGATTTTGGAGACCTTGGAATGGATGTTGATTTTGGCGATATATTTGAGGGTTTTTTTGGCGGCAGCGATATATTCGGAGGCAGAAGAAGGCAGGCAGCGCATGGGTCTGATTTAAGGTTTAACATGGATATTGAGCTTGAAGATGCTGCTTTTGGCGCAGAGAAAACAATTTCTTTAAGAAAACTGGAGAAATGCCCTGAATGCAATGGAACCGGGGCTGAAAAGGGAACTGATTTTATCACATGCCCTGATTGTGCTGGAACTGGTTATATTAAAAGAAGCCAGAGAACTCCATTCGGAATTTTTTCAACCACAACAGCATGCCCGAAATGCAGCGGCTCTGGAGAATATATAAGGGAGAAATGCGCTGAATGCAATGGCAAAGGCAGAATAACTGCAAATAAAAAAATTGAGCTCAAAATTCCTGCTGGTGTTGAAGATGGAATGCACCTTAGGGTTACAGGAGAGGGCGAGGCTGGCGGTAAAGGCGGAAGAGCAGGAGACCTTTACGTGGTTATCCGCATAAAGCCGCACAAAACATTTGAAAGAGATGGCAATGAAATTAATGTTGAAATCCCAATAAGCTTTTCAACTGCCGCTATTGGCGGCGAGATAGAAGTGCCGACTTTGAATGGCAAGAAAACTTTGAAGATATCTGCTGGAACCCAGTCGAATACAATCTTCAGGATGAAAGGAGAAGGAATTCCCAATCTGAATGGCTTCGGGAAAGGATCTGAGAATGTTAAGGTTGTTGTAAAAGTCCCTGATAAACTGACAAAGAAGCAGAAAGAGCTGATCGAAGAGTTTGAGAAAGAGGGCAAGAAAGGGTTTCTTGGGAAAATGTTTTTATGGTGA
- a CDS encoding TIM barrel protein, which produces MIFVSTACLKGLNGGFEKDLFRVLELYKNSNIKNIELGSVHSEMDPDFLLKFLLKYKEENDAKFIIHGFFPPIKESVMINIGSQNKDILKKSMLIATNAIDLCRKLDAKLYSLHAAVLGEVDAHGIYITKKYDKEKVLETFEENLIKICGLAGSQGIKIAIENHGGECGDDFFTRKEHFLNLFEKLKIKNLGILIDVGHLNTAAKKFGFDRGDFIKSMQPKAFAVHCHENDGSYDQHKNVNKETLRDFDKEIIKKIFITSEANGLGINDIIRGKNILEQSF; this is translated from the coding sequence ATGATCTTCGTCTCAACAGCCTGCCTGAAAGGGCTTAATGGAGGATTTGAAAAGGACTTATTCAGGGTTTTAGAGCTTTATAAAAACAGCAATATAAAAAATATAGAGCTTGGCAGCGTCCATTCTGAAATGGATCCTGATTTTCTTTTAAAATTTTTATTGAAGTACAAGGAAGAAAACGATGCAAAATTCATAATCCACGGATTTTTTCCTCCGATTAAGGAAAGTGTAATGATCAATATTGGATCGCAAAACAAGGACATTCTTAAAAAGTCAATGCTGATTGCGACAAATGCCATAGATCTGTGCAGAAAGCTTGATGCAAAACTTTACAGCCTGCATGCAGCAGTGCTTGGCGAGGTTGATGCCCACGGGATTTACATAACAAAGAAATACGACAAGGAAAAAGTGCTTGAAACTTTTGAAGAGAATTTAATAAAGATCTGCGGGCTTGCAGGCAGCCAGGGAATAAAAATCGCAATTGAAAACCATGGCGGCGAATGCGGGGATGATTTTTTCACAAGAAAAGAGCATTTTTTAAATTTATTTGAAAAATTAAAAATAAAAAACCTCGGAATCCTGATTGATGTAGGGCATTTGAACACTGCAGCTAAAAAATTCGGCTTTGACAGGGGCGATTTTATAAAATCAATGCAGCCAAAGGCATTTGCAGTGCACTGCCATGAGAATGACGGGAGCTATGATCAGCACAAGAATGTAAATAAAGAAACATTAAGGGATTTTGACAAAGAAATCATTAAAAAAATTTTCATCACATCGGAAGCAAATGGATTGGGCATTAATGATATTATTCGTGGAAAGAACATTTTAGAGCAAAGCTTTTAA